A genomic stretch from Microcebus murinus isolate Inina chromosome 19, M.murinus_Inina_mat1.0, whole genome shotgun sequence includes:
- the DCTPP1 gene encoding dCTP pyrophosphatase 1, which translates to MAMAGGEMREVTGGEGTAAAGRFSFSPEPTLEDIRRLHAEFAAERDWDQFHQPRNLLLALVGEVGELAELFQWKPDDKPGPQAWPPKERAALQEELSDVLIYLVALAARCHVDLPQAVLSKMDTNRRRYPAHLSRGSARKYTELSHGAVSEDQAVGPAELVRESTGQVST; encoded by the exons ATGGCTATGGCTGGTGGGGAGATGCGCGAGGTCACGGGGGGAGAGGGCACTGCTGCTGCCGGCCGGTTCAGCTTCAGCCCAGAGCCCACGCTCGAAGATAT CCGACGCCTCCATGCTGAGTTTGCTGCTGAACGAGACTGGGACCAATTCCACCAGCCTCGGAACCTCCTCCTGGCCTTGGTGGGGGAAGTGGGAGAGCTGGCAGAACTCTT TCAGTGGAAGCCTGATGACAAGCCTGGTCCCCAAGCGTGGCCCCCCAAGGAACGGGCAGCCCTTCAAGAAGAGCTTAGTGATGTCCTCATCTACCTAGTGGCATTAGCTGCTCGCTGCCATGTGGATTTGCCCCAAGCAGTGCTCTCCAAAATGGACACCAACCGGCGACGCTACCCAGCCCATCTGTCCCGTGGCTCTGCCAGAAAGTATACAGAATTATCTCATGGGGCTGTCTCTGAAGACCAGGCTGTGGGGCCTGCAGAGCTTGTCCGTGAGTCCACAGGCCAAGTCTCAACTTAA